The following coding sequences are from one Haemophilus haemolyticus window:
- a CDS encoding sel1 repeat family protein: MKKQLIAMVSLVGTLSVLSACTSNEDITFPAMISPLALDVETCSSQAKSDFQLGVAAYKDKKYAQSFELFTKASEKNCANADFYLAAQYYNGQHLSKNLEVAKEKFKQACHKGLKTACIME; encoded by the coding sequence ATGAAAAAACAATTGATTGCTATGGTTTCTTTGGTTGGAACACTTTCTGTATTATCGGCTTGTACTTCTAATGAAGATATTACCTTTCCTGCAATGATTTCGCCTTTGGCATTAGATGTTGAAACTTGTTCATCACAAGCTAAATCTGATTTTCAATTAGGTGTGGCAGCTTATAAAGATAAGAAATACGCTCAATCTTTTGAGTTATTTACTAAGGCGAGTGAGAAAAATTGTGCAAATGCTGATTTCTATCTTGCAGCGCAATATTATAACGGACAACATCTCTCAAAAAACCTTGAGGTGGCAAAAGAAAAATTTAAACAGGCTTGTCATAAAGGGCTAAAAACAGCTTGTATAATGGAATGA
- a CDS encoding tetratricopeptide repeat protein has protein sequence MKLTKILLTSALLGASILSFHSTVAAMDFGTQVGIDAYRKNDFAQAAEQFKDAGIVRGDAKAQLFLGRMYHEGEFFKQDYVEAAKWYRKAAEQGEEFALLFLGEMYENGEGVEKDYAEAIKLYRKAAEQGSPEGQMALGSMYRFGKGVEKDYAEAIRLYRKSAEQGISTSLFFLGEMYDNGVGVKQNKAKAKELFKKSCEQGTKEACKALKSYNKK, from the coding sequence ATGAAATTAACAAAAATACTGCTTACCAGCGCATTGTTAGGTGCCTCTATTCTTTCTTTTCATTCAACTGTGGCAGCTATGGATTTTGGAACACAAGTAGGTATAGATGCTTATAGGAAGAATGATTTCGCACAGGCTGCAGAACAGTTTAAAGATGCAGGTATAGTGAGAGGAGATGCTAAAGCGCAATTATTTTTGGGGAGAATGTATCATGAGGGGGAATTTTTTAAGCAAGATTATGTTGAGGCTGCAAAATGGTATCGCAAAGCTGCAGAGCAGGGGGAGGAGTTTGCCTTACTTTTCTTAGGTGAGATGTATGAAAATGGAGAAGGTGTAGAAAAAGATTATGCTGAAGCAATAAAGCTGTATAGAAAGGCTGCAGAGCAGGGGAGTCCAGAAGGTCAAATGGCCTTAGGTTCAATGTATAGATTTGGAAAAGGCGTAGAAAAAGATTATGCTGAGGCAATAAGGTTGTATAGAAAGTCTGCAGAGCAAGGAATTTCCACGTCACTATTTTTCTTAGGTGAGATGTATGATAATGGAGTAGGCGTTAAACAAAATAAAGCGAAAGCCAAAGAATTATTTAAGAAATCTTGTGAACAAGGTACAAAGGAAGCTTGTAAAGCTTTAAAAAGTTACAATAAGAAATAG
- the metG gene encoding methionine--tRNA ligase yields MTTQPRKILVTCALPYANGAIHLGHMLEHIQADIWVRFQRMRGNKIHFVCADDAHGTPIMLNADKLGITPEELIAKAKADHVRDFAGFNISFDNYHSTHSEENKQLTAEIYNKLKANGFIKSKVISQLFDPEKNMFLPDRFVKGTCPKCKAEDQYGDNCEVCASTYSPMDLINPRSAVSGATPVVKESEHFFFDLPAFEGMLKEWTRSGSLQSEIANKMQEWFESGLQQWDISRDAPYFGFEIPGAKDKFFYVWLDAPIGYMASFKNLCNREGIDFNEFWAEGSDAELYHFIGKDIVYFHSLFWPAMLEGSGYRKPTNVFTHGYVTVDGAKMSKSRGTFIQASTYLNHIDPECLRYYYAAKLNDRIEDLDFNLEDFVQRVNTDIVNKLVNLASRNAGFIAKRFEGKLADKLEDETLFAEFTAQAEQIAAYYESREYNKAIREIMALTDKANKYIDEKAPWVIAKEEGKEAELQAVCSMGIELFRVLMSYLKPVLPKLAERAEAFLQAELRWDNIHQPLLGHTLASFKALFSRLEKKQIDAVVEETKALFAAANKAAEKTEAKPTALSAVEPIAETITIDDFAKLDMRVAKVLKCEAVPESNKLLRFELDLGDHTRQVFSGIKAAYNKPEELEGRFVIMVANLAPRKMKFGVSEGMILSAGTGGSDLFLLSADSGVTAGMQVK; encoded by the coding sequence ATGACAACTCAACCCCGTAAAATTTTAGTCACTTGCGCCTTGCCTTATGCCAATGGAGCAATTCATTTAGGACATATGTTAGAACATATCCAAGCGGATATTTGGGTGCGTTTTCAACGTATGCGTGGCAATAAAATCCATTTTGTTTGTGCGGACGATGCGCACGGTACGCCGATTATGTTGAATGCTGATAAACTTGGCATTACACCTGAAGAATTAATTGCTAAAGCAAAAGCCGATCACGTGCGTGATTTTGCAGGTTTCAATATTAGCTTTGATAACTACCATTCCACTCACAGCGAAGAAAACAAACAGCTCACCGCAGAAATTTACAATAAACTCAAAGCCAATGGTTTTATTAAGAGTAAAGTTATTTCTCAGTTATTCGACCCTGAAAAAAATATGTTCTTGCCTGATCGTTTTGTGAAAGGCACTTGCCCGAAATGTAAAGCAGAAGATCAATATGGCGATAACTGCGAAGTTTGTGCTTCTACTTATAGCCCAATGGATTTAATTAATCCTCGTTCAGCGGTTTCTGGCGCAACACCTGTGGTAAAAGAATCTGAACACTTTTTCTTTGACTTACCTGCATTTGAAGGGATGTTAAAAGAATGGACTCGTTCTGGCTCACTTCAATCAGAAATTGCGAACAAAATGCAAGAATGGTTTGAGAGTGGTTTACAACAATGGGATATTTCACGCGATGCGCCTTATTTCGGTTTTGAAATTCCGGGCGCAAAAGATAAATTCTTCTATGTTTGGTTAGATGCACCAATCGGCTATATGGCTTCATTCAAAAATCTATGCAATCGTGAAGGCATTGATTTCAATGAATTTTGGGCTGAAGGCAGTGATGCGGAACTTTATCATTTCATCGGTAAAGACATCGTTTATTTCCACAGTCTATTCTGGCCTGCAATGCTTGAAGGCAGCGGCTATCGTAAACCGACTAATGTGTTCACTCACGGCTACGTCACGGTGGATGGGGCGAAGATGTCAAAATCTCGCGGGACTTTCATTCAAGCCAGCACTTATTTGAATCATATCGATCCTGAATGTTTGCGCTATTACTATGCGGCAAAATTAAATGATCGCATTGAAGATTTAGACTTTAACCTTGAAGATTTCGTACAACGTGTAAATACGGATATTGTAAACAAATTAGTGAATTTAGCTTCACGCAATGCAGGCTTTATTGCGAAACGCTTTGAAGGCAAACTTGCGGATAAACTGGAAGATGAAACATTATTTGCAGAATTTACCGCCCAAGCCGAACAAATCGCCGCTTATTACGAAAGCCGTGAATACAATAAAGCCATTCGTGAAATTATGGCATTAACAGATAAAGCCAATAAATACATTGATGAAAAAGCCCCTTGGGTGATTGCAAAAGAAGAAGGCAAAGAGGCAGAATTACAAGCAGTATGTTCAATGGGAATTGAGCTTTTCCGTGTGTTGATGTCTTACTTAAAACCTGTTCTTCCAAAACTGGCAGAACGTGCAGAAGCTTTCTTACAAGCTGAATTACGTTGGGATAATATTCATCAACCATTGCTTGGTCATACCCTTGCATCGTTCAAAGCCTTATTCTCTCGTTTAGAGAAAAAACAAATTGATGCTGTTGTGGAAGAAACCAAAGCCTTATTTGCCGCAGCCAATAAGGCAGCAGAAAAAACTGAAGCAAAACCAACCGCACTTTCTGCCGTTGAACCTATTGCTGAAACCATCACCATTGATGATTTTGCTAAACTTGATATGCGTGTAGCAAAAGTGTTGAAATGCGAAGCAGTGCCAGAATCCAATAAACTTTTACGTTTTGAATTAGATCTTGGCGATCATACTCGTCAAGTTTTCTCTGGCATTAAAGCAGCTTACAATAAGCCCGAAGAATTAGAAGGTCGTTTTGTGATTATGGTGGCAAACCTTGCACCACGTAAAATGAAATTTGGTGTATCTGAGGGAATGATTCTATCCGCAGGAACAGGCGGAAGTGACTTATTCTTGTTATCTGCCGATAGCGGTGTCACCGCAGGTATGCAAGTAAAATAA
- the tehB gene encoding SAM-dependent methyltransferase TehB, whose amino-acid sequence MKNELICYKQMPVWTKDKLPQMFQEKHNTKVGTWGKLTVLKGKLKFYELTESGDVVAEHIFTPESDIPFVEPQAWHRVEALSDDLECTLGFYCKKEDYFSKKYNMTATHGDVVDAAKIISPCKVLDLGCGQGRNSLYLSLLGYDVTSWDHNENSIAFLNETKEKENLNISTALYDINSANIQENYDFIVSTVVFMFLNRERVPSIIKNMQEHTNVGGYNLIVAAMSTDDVPCPLPFSFTFAENELKEYYKDWEFLEYNENMGELHKTDENGNRIKMKFATMLARKK is encoded by the coding sequence ATGAAAAACGAATTAATTTGCTATAAACAAATGCCAGTGTGGACAAAAGACAAATTACCACAAATGTTCCAAGAAAAGCACAACACAAAAGTCGGCACTTGGGGAAAATTAACTGTATTAAAAGGTAAGCTCAAATTTTATGAGCTAACCGAAAGTGGCGATGTTGTTGCCGAGCATATTTTCACCCCAGAAAGCGACATTCCTTTTGTTGAACCTCAAGCATGGCATCGTGTTGAAGCACTTTCAGATGATTTAGAATGTACCCTAGGTTTCTATTGCAAAAAAGAAGATTACTTCAGTAAAAAATACAATATGACTGCCACTCACGGCGATGTGGTGGATGCAGCAAAAATCATCTCGCCTTGTAAAGTATTAGATTTAGGTTGCGGACAAGGGCGTAATTCACTTTATTTAAGTTTATTAGGCTATGATGTGACCTCTTGGGATCACAATGAAAACAGCATTGCCTTTTTAAATGAAACTAAAGAGAAAGAAAACCTTAATATTTCTACCGCACTTTACGATATTAACTCTGCCAACATTCAAGAAAACTACGATTTTATTGTTTCAACAGTGGTGTTTATGTTCTTAAATCGTGAACGTGTGCCGTCAATCATCAAAAATATGCAAGAACATACCAATGTTGGCGGATATAACTTAATCGTTGCCGCTATGTCCACTGATGATGTGCCTTGCCCACTTCCGTTCTCTTTCACCTTTGCTGAAAATGAATTAAAAGAATATTACAAAGATTGGGAATTCTTAGAATATAACGAAAATATGGGCGAATTACACAAAACCGATGAAAACGGCAATCGCATTAAAATGAAATTTGCCACCATGTTAGCGAGAAAGAAATAA
- the gloB gene encoding hydroxyacylglutathione hydrolase: MLFALPALNDNYIWLYQRENLPLIIVDLPETDNLFAWLDKQNATVEAVLLTHEHDDHTQGVSAFKKRYPTVPIYGSQECEKKGATQIVNEGKILTTHYQIDVIPTGGHTKQHVSFLVDNHLFCGDALFSAGCGRVFTGNYAQMFEGLQRLNRLPDETIVCPAHEYTLGNLAFAETVLVEKSAVEKSAVEKQRIFVEKQRSENKPSLPTTLKLEREINPFLQAKTLEEFTALRKAKDMF, translated from the coding sequence ATGTTATTTGCTTTGCCTGCGCTGAATGATAACTACATTTGGCTTTATCAACGAGAAAATCTGCCTCTTATTATTGTCGATTTGCCTGAAACGGACAATCTGTTTGCGTGGCTAGATAAGCAAAACGCAACGGTTGAAGCGGTGTTGCTTACTCACGAACACGACGATCATACACAAGGTGTGTCGGCATTTAAAAAACGTTATCCAACGGTGCCGATTTATGGGTCGCAAGAATGTGAGAAAAAAGGCGCAACTCAAATTGTGAACGAAGGGAAGATCCTTACCACACATTATCAAATTGATGTAATTCCGACTGGTGGACACACGAAACAGCACGTTAGTTTTTTAGTAGATAATCATTTATTTTGTGGTGATGCGTTATTTTCTGCCGGTTGCGGACGTGTTTTCACAGGTAATTATGCGCAGATGTTTGAAGGTTTGCAGCGTTTGAATAGATTGCCAGACGAGACGATTGTTTGTCCTGCTCACGAATACACCTTGGGAAATTTAGCATTTGCGGAAACGGTGCTGGTGGAGAAAAGTGCGGTAGAAAAAAGTGCGGTGGAAAAACAACGTATTTTTGTTGAAAAACAGCGGTCTGAAAATAAACCAAGTTTGCCGACAACATTAAAACTTGAGCGAGAAATTAATCCGTTTTTACAAGCAAAAACACTTGAAGAATTTACCGCACTTCGCAAAGCAAAAGATATGTTCTAA
- a CDS encoding class I SAM-dependent methyltransferase, whose translation MTIYDINFAELYQQHLIACNHYNLPPTKWDKKAVKMAENLVGKPSAYNQQLLQAMNVQADETVLDIGCGPGTFAVPLAQQGSTVYALDYSNGMLDCLAQFKQKFGLHNLTTFHKSWADNWDDVPQADVVLASRSTLVDDLDDMIEKLCAKAKKRVFLTSVTQRHFLDEGVFEAIGREDIGFPTYIYLLNRLYQKGIQANLNFIETESGCFQGESYEDLLASVEFSLGELSEKEKQGLKAFYDRKQTNNEPISHGQKKWALIWWNVDRI comes from the coding sequence ATGACTATTTACGACATCAATTTTGCTGAACTTTATCAACAACACTTAATCGCTTGTAATCATTACAACTTACCTCCGACAAAATGGGATAAAAAAGCTGTGAAAATGGCAGAGAATTTAGTCGGCAAACCTTCTGCATATAATCAGCAATTATTGCAAGCTATGAATGTGCAAGCCGATGAAACTGTGTTGGATATTGGCTGTGGCCCCGGTACCTTTGCTGTGCCACTTGCACAACAAGGCTCAACCGTATATGCCTTAGATTATAGCAATGGAATGTTAGATTGCTTGGCGCAGTTCAAACAGAAATTTGGTTTGCATAATTTGACGACATTTCATAAATCTTGGGCGGATAATTGGGATGATGTGCCACAAGCTGATGTGGTGTTGGCATCTCGTTCAACCTTGGTGGACGATTTGGACGATATGATTGAAAAACTCTGTGCCAAAGCGAAAAAACGTGTGTTTTTGACTTCTGTCACACAACGTCATTTTTTAGATGAGGGCGTATTTGAGGCGATTGGGCGTGAAGATATTGGTTTCCCGACTTATATTTATTTACTCAATCGGTTGTATCAAAAAGGCATTCAGGCAAATTTGAATTTTATTGAAACCGAATCGGGTTGTTTTCAAGGTGAAAGTTACGAGGATTTATTAGCCTCGGTGGAGTTTTCTTTAGGCGAGCTTTCCGAAAAAGAAAAACAAGGTTTAAAAGCCTTTTACGATCGTAAACAAACCAATAACGAACCCATTTCTCACGGACAGAAAAAATGGGCGTTGATTTGGTGGAATGTGGATCGCATCTAA
- a CDS encoding ABC transporter ATP-binding protein, producing the protein MLLETQNLAIGYEGKTLVQHIRFTLEENQICCLLGANGAGKSTFLKTLLGLQPPIGGEIFWQGKSLSDYSPTELARHIAYVPQAHSHLFPFLVQDMVMMGRSAFLKWYQTPKKSDLDLALMALQELEIAHLAQRYYHQLSGGEKQLVLIARAIAQQAKLLIMDEPTSSLDFGNQIRVLEKIKQLQKQNIALIISTHNPQQAAFLGDNIVLLDQQFGFQQGNKKHLLTLENLAKIYRTSPELLHQHLNNHIEKSL; encoded by the coding sequence ATGTTACTCGAAACACAAAATCTTGCCATTGGCTATGAAGGAAAAACGCTTGTTCAACATATCCGATTTACCCTAGAGGAAAATCAAATTTGTTGTTTGCTTGGTGCAAATGGCGCAGGCAAAAGTACGTTTTTGAAAACCTTATTGGGATTACAGCCACCTATTGGTGGTGAGATTTTTTGGCAAGGAAAATCACTTTCTGATTATTCACCAACAGAATTGGCTCGACATATTGCTTATGTGCCACAGGCGCATTCCCATTTATTTCCTTTTTTAGTGCAGGATATGGTGATGATGGGAAGAAGTGCTTTTTTGAAGTGGTATCAAACCCCGAAAAAATCTGATTTAGATTTGGCATTAATGGCATTGCAAGAGTTAGAAATCGCTCATCTTGCACAGCGTTATTATCATCAATTAAGTGGCGGTGAAAAGCAGCTTGTGTTGATTGCCCGTGCGATTGCTCAACAAGCCAAACTTTTAATTATGGACGAACCGACTTCCAGCCTTGATTTTGGTAATCAAATTCGAGTGTTAGAAAAAATAAAACAACTGCAAAAGCAAAATATTGCGCTTATTATTAGCACGCATAATCCACAACAAGCGGCATTTTTAGGGGATAATATTGTTTTGCTTGATCAACAATTTGGCTTTCAACAAGGCAATAAAAAACATTTATTAACCTTAGAAAACTTGGCGAAAATCTACCGCACTTCGCCCGAACTTTTACATCAACATTTGAATAACCACATTGAAAAATCACTATGA
- a CDS encoding FecCD family ABC transporter permease, which translates to MSSTFLLRSPRLFFILLVGLLFGSILLALNVGKYPLSPSQLWETISCSFSGQYEGNTEQTVLWQIRLPRIFAACFVGAALACAGATYQGMFKNPLVSPDILGVSAGAGFGASLAIFYNLPMIYIQLFAFSGGILAVLCVSLIASRSRTQDPILVLVLSGIAIGSLLGAGISLLKILADPFTQLPSITFWLLGSLTAINQQDLIQLIPMLLLGIVPIFLLRWRLNLLSLDEDDAQTLGVPIKRTRWILIVFTTLCTASAVAMTGIIGWVGLLVPHIARLLVGANFIRLLPTSLLLGASFLLLTDTLARTIAPIELPLGILTSACGAPFFLYLLVRGQK; encoded by the coding sequence ATGAGCTCGACTTTTCTTTTACGTTCGCCTCGTTTGTTTTTTATCTTGTTAGTTGGATTGTTGTTTGGCAGTATTTTACTTGCTTTGAATGTGGGAAAATACCCGCTTTCCCCTAGCCAACTTTGGGAGACAATAAGCTGTTCGTTTAGCGGGCAATATGAAGGAAACACGGAACAAACAGTATTGTGGCAAATTCGTTTGCCACGTATTTTTGCCGCTTGTTTTGTCGGGGCTGCGCTTGCTTGTGCGGGCGCAACTTATCAAGGTATGTTTAAAAATCCGCTTGTTTCGCCAGATATTTTGGGTGTTTCAGCGGGCGCAGGTTTTGGGGCAAGTTTGGCAATTTTTTATAATTTGCCAATGATTTATATCCAACTCTTTGCTTTTAGCGGTGGTATTTTAGCTGTGTTATGTGTATCGCTCATTGCCTCGCGTAGTCGTACACAAGATCCTATTTTGGTGTTAGTACTTTCTGGGATTGCAATTGGTTCTTTACTTGGCGCAGGCATTTCTTTGTTAAAAATTCTTGCGGATCCTTTCACTCAATTACCTTCAATCACTTTTTGGCTACTTGGTAGCCTGACGGCTATTAATCAACAAGATTTAATTCAACTGATCCCGATGTTGTTGCTAGGGATTGTTCCCATTTTTTTATTGCGTTGGCGGTTAAATTTACTGTCTCTTGATGAAGATGACGCACAAACGCTAGGTGTACCAATTAAACGTACTCGCTGGATTTTAATTGTGTTCACCACACTTTGTACGGCAAGTGCGGTGGCAATGACAGGAATTATCGGCTGGGTTGGTTTGTTGGTACCGCACATCGCACGCTTGTTGGTGGGGGCAAATTTTATTCGTTTATTGCCGACATCCTTATTGCTTGGTGCGTCTTTTTTATTGCTTACTGATACGCTGGCTCGCACGATTGCGCCGATTGAACTGCCACTCGGTATTTTGACTTCTGCGTGTGGTGCACCATTTTTCCTTTATTTATTAGTGCGAGGGCAAAAATAA
- a CDS encoding iron ABC transporter substrate-binding protein, translated as MKKMFTIFTALFALQVSAQDLTYQAGSLPEPAKIEKVLSAGNPSDVLLLAVAPEKLAGFAGFKMESKAGALFDGEIKKLPTLGKIAGKGSTLSAEKIVALKPDLIIDVGNIAPNYKDQADRTFAQTQVPYLLLDGRLSETPALLRKLGKLLGNEKQAEAQAKYAEETLKQALYFAKQHHKTAYLARNADGLQTGQKGSIHTEAMELIGLENVAEGDQKGLTQVSMEQLLLWNPQMIFTQYDEFYKALENNPQWKELSAVKNQQVFFVPHTPFGWIDSPPSLNRLLGVRWLQHMLSGRANADFVPEIQRFYKLFYHIDLSNEQALKLFQVK; from the coding sequence ATGAAAAAAATGTTCACGATTTTCACCGCACTTTTTGCTTTGCAAGTGAGTGCTCAAGATTTAACTTACCAAGCAGGCAGCTTGCCTGAACCAGCCAAAATTGAAAAAGTATTAAGCGCGGGGAACCCGAGTGATGTGTTGTTACTTGCTGTTGCACCTGAAAAATTAGCAGGCTTTGCTGGCTTTAAAATGGAATCAAAAGCAGGTGCGTTGTTTGATGGTGAGATTAAAAAATTACCCACACTCGGTAAAATTGCGGGAAAAGGCAGCACGCTTTCTGCAGAAAAAATCGTTGCGTTAAAACCTGACTTGATTATTGATGTGGGGAATATTGCGCCGAATTATAAAGATCAAGCTGACCGCACTTTTGCTCAAACTCAAGTGCCTTATTTGTTGTTAGATGGCAGATTAAGTGAAACGCCTGCTTTGTTACGTAAATTAGGTAAGTTGCTTGGTAACGAAAAACAAGCTGAAGCACAAGCCAAATATGCGGAAGAAACCCTTAAACAAGCACTCTATTTTGCTAAACAACATCATAAAACTGCCTATTTAGCGCGTAATGCGGATGGTTTGCAAACCGGTCAAAAAGGTTCGATTCATACGGAAGCAATGGAATTGATTGGCTTGGAAAACGTCGCAGAGGGAGATCAAAAAGGCTTAACTCAAGTTTCAATGGAACAACTTTTATTGTGGAATCCTCAAATGATTTTCACCCAATATGATGAGTTTTATAAAGCGCTTGAAAACAATCCGCAATGGAAAGAATTAAGTGCGGTGAAAAATCAGCAAGTTTTCTTTGTGCCGCATACACCATTTGGTTGGATTGATTCACCACCAAGTTTAAACCGTTTATTAGGCGTGCGTTGGTTACAACATATGTTGAGTGGTAGGGCGAATGCTGACTTTGTGCCTGAAATTCAACGTTTTTATAAATTGTTCTATCACATTGACTTAAGCAATGAACAAGCACTTAAGTTGTTTCAAGTAAAATGA
- a CDS encoding TonB-dependent receptor plug domain-containing protein yields the protein MKKTLLCTAIGLACLPAYADNVFTLGQIEVIGENSTDLSTSRIEQSDLQRNNQIRVSDVAKSTPGVFLERSGGRNEHNLLVRGFNARRVPIFIDGIPVYVPYDGSMDMGRFTTFDLSRIDISKGASSVLYGANTLGGAVNLITQKPTKELEGTIGYGFSHGKSGNTGTNQTYFNLGTKQELFYAQLSGSFLEKQGAQLSRHYQQINPKGDDGGRAENSIQRDKKLSLKMAFTPNKSDEYALVLSTQKGNKQSPLYSGKDGSGRYWRWPIWDKDSMYFLSHTEFDAHNLYLNTKVFYDSFKNDLRSFDDETFTKQTKKYAFNSFYRDYSYGAGFDLGGDLTTKDSLKFSAIVKYDVHRAHNNNDPVEVDKDRTYSFGLENAYAFTDQTKLVTGVSYDYRQSNRAEQYEKKCTKTGKNNAICPFDIGNKQALNYQVKLVHNFDKNDEFSLSFAKKTRFATMKERYSRRFGKTEPNPFLSPETAYHYEASYMRTFGDWLRLDGALFYSEVKDAIDTVAITHSVSQEQNVGKEIFRGAELAASIFATDNLTLGANYTYTQAKNKTKHLIVTDVPKHKFFAYVDWRIVPSIAFYISQEAEHGRYYLDDAKTVKLSGFGNTNAKVIYNITKQLSLEAGVSNIFDKNYYYQAGYPEEGRLFFSNMRYQF from the coding sequence ATGAAAAAAACCTTACTTTGCACCGCCATTGGTTTGGCGTGTTTACCTGCCTATGCAGATAATGTTTTCACTCTTGGTCAAATTGAAGTAATTGGTGAAAACAGCACCGACCTAAGTACCAGCAGAATCGAGCAATCTGATTTACAAAGAAACAATCAAATTCGTGTTTCGGATGTTGCAAAATCCACTCCAGGTGTTTTTTTAGAACGTAGTGGCGGGCGTAACGAACACAATTTACTCGTGCGTGGTTTTAATGCGCGACGAGTACCAATCTTTATTGATGGTATCCCTGTTTATGTACCCTATGATGGCAGTATGGATATGGGGCGTTTTACAACTTTTGACCTATCTCGCATTGATATTTCCAAAGGGGCAAGCTCCGTATTATATGGCGCCAATACCTTAGGCGGTGCAGTAAATCTCATCACTCAAAAACCAACAAAAGAATTAGAAGGCACTATTGGCTATGGCTTTTCCCATGGTAAAAGTGGCAATACGGGAACAAACCAAACTTATTTTAACTTAGGCACTAAACAAGAATTGTTCTACGCACAATTAAGTGGCTCATTCCTCGAAAAACAAGGCGCTCAACTCTCTCGTCATTATCAACAAATCAATCCAAAAGGCGATGACGGCGGCAGAGCTGAAAACTCTATTCAACGAGATAAAAAACTAAGCCTAAAAATGGCCTTTACCCCAAACAAATCTGATGAATATGCCTTAGTACTTTCTACGCAAAAAGGGAATAAGCAGTCGCCGCTTTATTCAGGTAAAGATGGTTCTGGAAGATACTGGCGTTGGCCAATATGGGATAAAGATAGTATGTATTTCCTATCCCATACTGAATTTGATGCACACAATCTCTACTTGAATACAAAAGTCTTCTACGATTCATTCAAAAATGATTTGCGCTCTTTTGATGATGAAACATTCACCAAACAGACTAAAAAATATGCTTTCAATAGTTTTTACCGAGACTATTCCTATGGCGCGGGTTTTGACTTAGGCGGTGATTTAACGACAAAAGATAGCTTAAAATTTTCTGCCATTGTGAAATATGATGTTCACCGTGCGCATAACAACAATGATCCGGTTGAAGTTGATAAAGACCGCACTTATAGTTTTGGCTTAGAAAATGCTTATGCTTTTACTGATCAAACAAAATTGGTCACAGGCGTAAGCTACGACTATCGCCAATCTAATCGTGCAGAACAGTATGAAAAAAAATGTACGAAAACAGGCAAAAATAACGCAATTTGTCCTTTTGATATTGGCAATAAACAGGCACTTAATTATCAAGTTAAACTCGTACATAACTTTGATAAAAATGACGAGTTTTCACTTAGCTTCGCGAAAAAAACTCGCTTTGCCACAATGAAAGAACGTTATTCTCGTCGTTTTGGTAAAACAGAACCCAATCCATTCTTAAGCCCTGAAACAGCTTACCATTATGAAGCCAGTTATATGCGTACTTTTGGTGATTGGTTAAGATTAGATGGTGCATTATTCTATTCTGAAGTGAAAGATGCGATTGATACAGTGGCAATTACTCATAGCGTCAGCCAAGAGCAAAATGTTGGTAAAGAAATCTTTAGAGGTGCTGAACTTGCCGCGTCCATTTTTGCTACTGATAATTTAACTCTTGGTGCAAACTACACCTACACTCAAGCAAAAAATAAAACGAAACATCTTATCGTCACAGATGTTCCAAAACACAAATTCTTTGCTTATGTAGATTGGAGAATTGTACCAAGTATTGCGTTTTATATCAGTCAAGAAGCGGAACACGGTCGCTATTATTTAGATGATGCTAAAACGGTAAAACTTTCAGGTTTTGGTAACACAAATGCTAAAGTGATTTATAACATCACCAAACAACTTAGCTTAGAAGCGGGTGTGTCAAATATCTTTGATAAAAACTACTACTATCAAGCCGGTTATCCAGAAGAAGGTCGTCTATTCTTCTCAAATATGCGCTATCAATTCTAA